The following proteins are encoded in a genomic region of Coffea eugenioides isolate CCC68of chromosome 6, Ceug_1.0, whole genome shotgun sequence:
- the LOC113774492 gene encoding methylthioribose-1-phosphate isomerase, translating to MENRVEKQNSLQAILYKRGSLQLLDQRKLPLETIYLDIQDANDGWVAIRDMVVRGAPAIAIAAALSLAVEVSNLKDFSGTSDDAASFLGKKLEYLVSSRPTAVNLSDAASKLKEVVSKAASTAKDTTGVFQAYIEAAEIMLQDDVASNKAIGSYGARFLLHQLKDFDRISVLTHCNTGSLATAGYGTALGVIRALHAEGVLERAYCTETRPFNQGSRLTAFELVYEKIPATLIVDSAAAALMKDGRVNAVVVGADRVAANGDTANKIGTYSLALCAKHHDIPFLVAAPLTSIDLSITSGEEIVIEERSPKEVLHARGGLGEQVAASGIAVWNPAFDVTPADIISGIITEKGVITKNGTEDFDIKGFVRKATSNS from the exons ATGGAAAATAGAGTAGAAAAGCAAAATTCTCTGCAGGCCATCCTTTACAAGCGTGGTTCGCTTCAATTGCTTGATCAG AGGAAACTTCCACTTGAGACAATCTATTTGGATATTCAAGACGCAAATGATGGATG ggttgctATAAGGGATATGGTTGTTCGTGGTGCACCTGCTATTGCTATTGCTGCTGCTCTTTCCTTGGCAGTAGAAGTATCTAACCTAAAAGATTTTAGTGGGACATCTGATGACGCAGCATCTTTCCTTGGAAAGAAACTGGAATATCTTGTCTCCAG TCGTCCAACAGCTGTAAACCTTTCAGATGCTGCGTCCAAGCTCAAGGAAGTCGTATCAAAGGCTGCTTCCACTGCTAAAGACACTACGGGTGTCTTTCAG GCTTACATAGAAGCTGCTGAGATAATGCTTCAAGATGATGTTGCCTCAAATAAAGCAATTGGCTCCTATGGAGCTCGATTTCTTCTGCACCAACTGAAAGACTTTGACAGGATATCGGTTTTGACCCATTGCAATACTGGCAG CCTCGCAACAGCTGGATATGGGACTGCTTTAGGTGTGATTCGTGCACTTCATGCTGAAGGAGTGTTAGAAAGGGCATACTGTACTGAAACACGTCCATTCAATCAA GGATCCAGACTGACAGCATTCGAGTTGGTTTACGAGAAAATTCCTGCCACTCTAATAGTAGATTCTGCTGCTGCAGCACTAATGAAGGATGGTCGAGTCAATGCTGTTGTTGTAGGAGCCGACCGTGTGGCCGCTAatg GTGACACAGCCAACAAGATTGGTACTTACAGCCTTGCTCTTTGTGCAAAGCACCACGATATTCCATTTCTAGTGGCTGCACCACTTACTTCCATTGACTTATCCATTACCTCTGGAGAAGAAATTGTCATAGAAGAAAGATCTCCTAAAGAAGTGTTGCATGCACGCGGTGGACTTGGGGAACAGGTCGCTGCTTCTGGAATTGCTGTTTGGAATCCAGCTTTTGATGTTACCCCTGCTGATATAATTAGCGGAATCATCACAGAAAAG GGTGTTATAACAAAGAATGGGACTGAGGATTTTGATATTAAAGGCTTCGTGCGGAAGGCAACAAGCAATTCGTAA